One Mytilus trossulus isolate FHL-02 chromosome 5, PNRI_Mtr1.1.1.hap1, whole genome shotgun sequence DNA segment encodes these proteins:
- the LOC134718814 gene encoding toll-like receptor 6, whose translation MLLLILSTLFLTTTYRTNAASDDVITFDVRLLDGGDLTYSFNRSEYGDCIFTSQHQQVTCMVKRKYKSVVDQWKYNPLQLKYLSVNCMEQTYYANNRHACICVNGSDAANPGKSKQHDNLHYCHLTTLPEGMFAKLSQLTLLDLSSNAIKEVQEDTFAGLFSLKYLDISHNPIGSIAVKFLCDLHMLEVLKLKNISMSSKTFHKRILYCSTSLKQLKFIDLSDNHIESIPNQLFDSIPNVQTLILRNNWINFISVTAFFGASNLKYLDLSKNHLPAIQNSFCKFMYQVRYINISSNRLTHLDMDDMSNCETMTVFDTSMNMIHEIKGTLSQRSDLQVFNASGNSIKTISDRFLLNASNINVIDLSNNDLHQVTAESFNSMPRLKVLKLNGNNFNDTADFLHIFNYIWNLESFNISSNVIKNIVNGTFQLLNSLQTLDISNNSIAKTFSDTFKGMQSLKELYLDHNNIRDINRTSLLPLTSLEIIDLSHNMIDNIIDNVTMPGTLTNVNLEENILSKFPKCFNKTNLKSLNLRSNIIATMKGNRTKDLQSLERIDLSFNQLDSFDNASFINMTSLSDLNLSFNIISGYLSADVFRGTENLTILNLKKNYISNIEKFFSFHWTKTITHLDLSFNTIQQINSLMSHESNNQSDHLLRELNLEHGYIQDISQDAFLGFLNLRQVNLRNNMLRTIQPFNIAYKTEFLLQNNPLQCNCNMSWLSDSYVIVGEHKVSTFDYEVGTCVVQPKNIELSVRKVLKNEFRCKVVNDCDRMCECFSDNSKTSEIDYIDCNGLIGYMPEILSRDARVIYLDGNRIPILKLPEHYGPDFLTTELYLNKSQIGFIEDIFFSGFDKLETLDLSKNKIPTLPTAIFNNLLNLKNLYLSDNNIQTVSPLWFNGLSLQILNLNGNKIHHVSQTFLSKIDGMHSLRYLQLQNNPWQCDCKNRNFRIWLKTSGKVVRHRYDIDCYGDSKPLLSVHLSEFVCKVEESHTKRRGIITAVIIALICLVVVMSAAIYYRRDLIAVLYVKLGIGCLRHKYELNKPYDAYLIYDTNDAKCSDWINKSLLIFLEKRRNPYNIVTTDRSKLSSSVANIENTQLQESKSCIFIINNTVMSNSWCVENFHRAWNYARKNPKFKLIIIVFGDIELNMLEQEMRVMLSQGQYITARSKSVWERLIYELPNPETGFRSVRGEDDVSENDVIIYSASSNILDEYGSVSMPSHKFM comes from the coding sequence CCAACAAGTCACGTGCATGGTAAAACGGAAGTACAAATCTGTAGTGGATCAATGGAAATACAATCCTTTACAGTTAAAGTACTTGTCCGTTAATTGTATGGAACAGACATATTATGCAAATAATCGCCATGCTTGTATATGTGTTAACGGAAGTGATGCTGCGAATCCTGGGAAATCTAAACAACATGATAATTTGCATTACTGCCATCTAACAACATTGCCTGAAGGTATGTTTGCGAAATTATCACAGCTTACACTTTTGGATTTGTCTAGTAATGCCATAAAGGAAGTACAAGAAGACACCTTTGCTGGATTATTTTCTCTGAAGTACCTGGACATCAGCCACAATCCTATTGGTTCCATTGCTGTCAAATTTCTTTGTGATTTGCATATGTTAGAAGtattaaaactgaaaaatataagtATGAGCAGCAAAACATTCCATAAACGAATTCTATACTGTTCTACGTCACTGAAACAACTAAAGTTTATCGACTTGAGTGACAACCATATCGAAAGCATTCCAAATCAGCTGTTTGATAGTATTCCAAATGTTCAAACACTTATTCTTCGTAACAACTGGATAAACTTTATTTCCGTAACTGCATTCTTTGGTGCAAGTAATCTTAAATATTTGgatttatctaaaaatcatCTTCCTGCAATTCAAAATtcgttttgtaagtttatgtaTCAAGTCAGGTATATCAACATATCGTCCAATCGATTGACACATCTCGATATGGATGACATGTCTAATTGTGAAACAATGACCGTTTTTGATACGTCAATGAACATGATACATGAAATAAAAGGAACTTTATCACAACGATCAGATTTACAAGTGTTCAACGCTTCAGGAAACAGCATAAAGACAATAAGTGATAGATTTCTTCTCAATGCATCAAATATAAACGTCATTGATTTGTCTAACAACGATTTGCACCAGGTAACGGCGGAAAGCTTCAACAGCATGCCAAGACTGAAAGTTCTTAAACTGAATGGGAATAACTTCAATGACACTGCAGATTTTCTCCACATTTTTAACTACATTTGGAATCTAGAATCATTTAATATAAGTTCAAATGTTATTAAGAATATTGTCAATGGTACGTTTCAGCTTCTTAACAGTTTGCAGACTTTGGATATATCTAACAATAGCATTGCAAAAACGTTTTCCGATACATTCAAAGGGATGCAATCGCTAAAAGAATTATATCTAGATCATAATAACATCCGGGATATAAATAGAACATCTCTTCTGCCGTTGACGTCATTAGAGATTATCGATTTATCGCATAACATGATCGACAATATCATAGACAACGTTACGATGCCAGGAACCTTGACAAATGTGAATTTAgaagaaaacattttaagtaaatttcCGAAATGTTTCAATAAAACGAACCTCAAAAGTCTAAATCTTAGAAGCAATATAATTGCTACAATGAAAGGAAATCGTACCAAGGATTTACAAAGTTTAGAAAGAATTGATCTCAGTTTTAATCAGCTTGACTCGTTCGATAATGCATCCTTTATAAATATGACGTCATTATCAGATTTGAATCTCTCTTTTAATATCATATCCGGATATTTATCTGCTGATGTTTTCCGTGGAACAGAGAATTTAACTATATTGAACCTTAAAAAGAATTATATCAGTAACATAGAAAAGTTCTTTTCCTTTCATTGGACGAAAACTATAACTCATCTTGATTTGTCATTCAACACCATTCAACAAATCAATTCTTTAATGTCACATGAGTCCAATAACCAATCGGATCACTTGTTACGGGAATTGAACTTGGAACATGGTTACATCCAGGATATTTCCCAGGATGCTTTTCTAGGATTTTTGAATTTACGTCAAGTGAATTTAAGAAATAACATGCTTAGAACAATTCAACCATTTAACATTGCGTATAAGACAGAATTTTTGTTACAAAACAATCCTCTACAATGTAATTGTAACATGAGTTGGTTGTCGGACAGTTATGTCATAGTCGGCGAACATAAAGTGTCAACTTTTGATTACGAGGTTGGCACGTGCGTTGTTCAACCAAAAAATATAGAACTTTCGGTTAGAAAGGTACTGAAAAACGAGTTCAGGTGTAAAGTAGTTAATGACTGCGATCGAATGTGTGAATGTTTTTCGGATAACTCCAAAACAAGTGAGATTGATTACATAGATTGCAACGGTTTGATTGGCTACATGCCTGAAATATTGTCACGTGACGCCAGAGTCATTTATTTGGATGGCAATAGAATACCTATTTTGAAATTGCCAGAACACTATGGTCCTGATTTCCTTACAACAGAATTATATCTAAACAAGAGTCAGATCGGGTTCATAgaagacattttcttttctggTTTTGATAAATTGGAAACTTTGGATTTGAGTAAAAATAAGATACCGACACTTCCAACAGccatttttaacaatttgttgaatctaaaaaatctttatttgtcAGACAATAACATACAAACTGTTTCTCCGTTGTGGTTTAATGGACTTTCTCTTCAGATACTAAATTTAAACGGCAACAAGATACACCATGTGAGTCAAACATTTTTGTCCAAAATAGACGGAATGCACAGTCTGCGGTACCTACAATTACAGAACAACCCGTGGCAATGCGATTGCAAAAATAGAAATTTCAGGATATGGCTGAAAACTTCCGGAAAAGTTGTCCGACATCGGTATGATATCGATTGTTATGGCGATTCCAAACCATTGTTATCAGTTCACTTGTCCGAGTTTGTTTGTAAAGTAGAAGAAAGCCATACAAAGAGACGTGGTATCATAACAGCTGTGATTATTGCATTGATTTGTCTTGTCGTGGTTATGTCAGCAGCAATATACTACAGAAGAGATTTGATAGCTGTGCTATATGTGAAGCTAGGCATTGGTTGCTTACGACATAAATACGAACTTAACAAACCATACGATGCATATCTCATCTATGACACAAATGACGCAAAGTGTTCTGATTGgataaataaatctttattaatATTCCTCGAAAAACGAAGAAATCCTTATAACATTGTAACAACAGACAGAAGTAAACTGTCCTCAAGTGTCGCAAACATTGAAAATACACAACTTCAAGAAAGCAAGAGTTGCATATTTATCATAAACAATACTGTTATGTCTAACTCTTGGTGCGTAGAAAACTTCCATAGAGCCTGGAACTATGCAAGAAAAAATCCAAAGTTCAAACTAATAATAATTGTGTTCGGTGATATAGAATTAAATATGTTAGAACAAGAAATGAGAGTAATGCTGTCTCAGGGACAATATATAACAGCCCGATCAAAATCGGTTTGGGAAAGACTGATTTATGAACTACCCAATCCAGAGACAGGCTTCCGTTCTGTGCGAGGCGAAGATGACGTTTCAGAAAATGACGTCATTATCTATAGTGCGTCCAGTAATATTTTAGACGAGTATGGTAGTGTATCAATGCCGTCGCACAAGTTTATGTAA